The following proteins come from a genomic window of Nostoc sp. TCL26-01:
- a CDS encoding RNA-binding protein, which translates to MSIYVGNLSYNVTQDDLTKVFSDYGAVTRVQLPTDRETGRVRGFGFVEMESSAAEDAAIQALDGAEWMGRVMKVNKARPREERSTRSGGGSWAKNNGGYSGQY; encoded by the coding sequence ATGTCAATATACGTAGGGAACCTGTCCTACAACGTCACTCAAGACGACCTCACTAAAGTATTTTCCGATTACGGAGCAGTTACGCGCGTTCAGTTACCCACAGATAGGGAAACTGGGCGCGTTCGTGGTTTTGGTTTCGTAGAAATGGAATCATCAGCCGCAGAAGATGCGGCAATTCAGGCTTTAGATGGTGCAGAATGGATGGGGCGTGTAATGAAAGTTAATAAAGCTCGTCCACGGGAGGAGAGAAGCACTCGCTCCGGCGGTGGTAGTTGGGCAAAAAATAATGGTGGATACTCAGGACAATATTAA
- a CDS encoding hybrid sensor histidine kinase/response regulator, whose amino-acid sequence MLHSGSERVQKLPLRLILIIPFVIQIFAAVGLVGYLSFKNGQKAVNVLANQLMMKVNGLVTQHLDTYLATPHQINQINVQSMKLGMLKLENFQTTERYFWQEMRVFNIGYISFANPQGEYIGVERLDNGNLIINTVSHKKDKEKLYVYTTDNQGNRHQLLAVKDYDPRLEAWYSDAVKVDKPVWSQIYQWEDKPEVLSVAASYPLKNNNNQLIGVISVDLILSQISNFLTNLKIGQTGQAFIVERSGLIVASSTGEPPYNIINGQAQRLSAFKSKNYLIQETANYLQQKFGQLQNIQHSQQASLELQGEPHFVQVTPWQDQLGLDWLVIVVVPERDFMAQINTNNRTTILLCLAALTLAIVIGIYTSRWITRPILQLTQASSAIASGNLDQTVVISSVRELSILSSSFNQMAGQLRDTFTALERTNQELEQRVLERTAEITAAKEAADAANSAKSEFLANMSHELRTPLNGILGYAQILQLDQNATAQQIKGVNIIYECGSHLLTLINDILDIAKIEARKLELNPQDCNLEDLLLSVCDICRIKAEEKALDFTFKMNQHISTAIYADEKRLRQVLINLVGNAIKFTEKGNVTFSVELVDDNSKISIPEPNQQLTMAKIRFQIADTGIGMTREQLQKIFLPFEQVGDSLHKAAGTGLGLTISSQIIEMMGSQIQVDSIYGQGTKFWFDLDLPIINTDLPTKSSHADKHIVGYEGQKKTILVVDDIWENRSIIVKLLMAIGFNLVEASNAQEGLDQAHFFQPDLIITDLGMSGINGFEMIQTLRSYAEFHDTVIIASSASVFNHTRQQSLDSGCNAFLSKPVKFDELLETLQKHLNLIWIYSSVNDYSEEVYTDVKEIIFPPVSELVSLYQAAKTGYVVGMQEEINRIQQIDRKYANFVNKVCMLINEFDDEAIVEMIQPYLSY is encoded by the coding sequence ATGCTTCATTCTGGTTCCGAACGTGTTCAAAAATTACCACTACGTCTCATTTTAATTATTCCTTTTGTCATTCAAATTTTCGCCGCAGTTGGACTTGTCGGATATCTTTCTTTTAAGAATGGACAAAAAGCAGTTAATGTATTGGCTAACCAGTTAATGATGAAAGTAAATGGGCTAGTTACTCAACACTTAGATACTTATTTGGCTACACCGCATCAGATTAATCAAATCAATGTCCAGTCTATGAAGCTGGGAATGCTGAAATTAGAAAATTTTCAGACTACAGAGCGTTATTTTTGGCAAGAAATGCGAGTTTTTAATATTGGCTATATTAGCTTTGCTAATCCTCAAGGAGAATATATTGGTGTTGAACGCTTAGATAATGGTAACTTAATCATTAATACAGTTTCCCACAAAAAAGACAAAGAAAAACTTTATGTTTATACTACTGATAATCAAGGAAATCGACACCAACTCTTAGCAGTTAAAGATTATGATCCTCGTTTGGAAGCTTGGTATAGTGATGCAGTGAAAGTAGATAAACCTGTTTGGAGCCAAATTTACCAATGGGAAGATAAACCAGAAGTTTTGTCTGTAGCTGCGAGTTATCCACTGAAAAACAATAATAATCAATTGATTGGTGTGATTAGTGTGGATTTAATATTGTCACAGATTAGTAATTTTTTAACTAATTTAAAAATTGGTCAAACAGGGCAGGCTTTTATTGTAGAACGTTCTGGATTAATCGTGGCTTCTTCCACTGGAGAGCCACCATACAATATAATTAATGGTCAAGCACAAAGACTATCAGCCTTTAAAAGTAAAAATTATTTAATTCAAGAGACAGCAAATTATTTACAGCAAAAATTTGGGCAACTACAAAATATTCAACATAGTCAACAAGCTTCATTAGAATTGCAAGGTGAACCACATTTTGTGCAAGTAACACCTTGGCAAGACCAATTAGGTTTAGATTGGTTAGTAATAGTTGTTGTGCCTGAGCGCGACTTTATGGCACAAATTAATACTAACAACCGCACGACTATTTTACTGTGTTTGGCAGCGCTCACATTAGCCATAGTCATCGGTATCTACACTTCTCGGTGGATTACCCGTCCTATTTTACAACTAACTCAAGCAAGTAGTGCGATCGCCTCTGGTAACCTCGACCAAACAGTAGTAATTTCTAGTGTCCGAGAATTAAGTATTTTGTCCTCATCTTTTAATCAAATGGCAGGACAACTACGTGATACTTTTACTGCTTTAGAAAGGACTAATCAAGAATTAGAACAACGAGTCTTGGAACGCACAGCAGAAATTACAGCCGCTAAAGAAGCCGCCGATGCTGCTAACAGTGCCAAAAGTGAATTTTTGGCTAACATGAGTCATGAACTCCGCACTCCTCTCAATGGCATTCTCGGTTACGCTCAAATTCTCCAACTTGATCAAAATGCCACTGCACAGCAAATAAAAGGAGTGAATATTATTTATGAATGTGGTTCTCATTTACTAACTTTGATTAACGATATTTTAGATATTGCCAAAATTGAAGCCAGAAAACTAGAACTTAATCCCCAAGATTGTAATTTAGAAGACTTATTGTTGAGTGTTTGCGATATCTGCCGCATTAAAGCCGAGGAAAAAGCACTTGATTTTACTTTTAAAATGAATCAGCACATCTCCACAGCTATTTATGCTGATGAGAAACGTTTAAGGCAAGTTTTAATTAATCTTGTAGGTAATGCAATTAAGTTTACAGAAAAGGGAAATGTCACTTTTAGTGTAGAATTGGTTGACGATAATTCTAAAATATCAATTCCAGAGCCAAATCAGCAATTAACGATGGCTAAAATTAGATTTCAAATTGCAGATACAGGTATTGGGATGACGAGGGAGCAACTCCAAAAAATATTTCTCCCATTTGAGCAAGTCGGAGACAGTTTACACAAAGCTGCTGGCACAGGTTTAGGACTGACAATAAGTAGTCAAATTATAGAAATGATGGGTAGTCAAATTCAAGTTGATAGTATATATGGTCAAGGAACTAAGTTTTGGTTTGACCTAGATTTACCCATAATCAATACTGACTTACCTACTAAATCATCTCATGCCGATAAACATATTGTGGGATATGAAGGTCAGAAAAAAACCATTTTAGTTGTTGATGATATTTGGGAAAACCGTTCTATTATTGTCAAATTATTAATGGCGATTGGGTTTAATTTGGTTGAAGCTAGTAATGCACAAGAAGGTTTAGATCAAGCACATTTTTTTCAACCAGATTTAATTATTACTGATTTAGGAATGTCAGGAATTAATGGTTTTGAGATGATACAAACTTTACGCTCCTATGCAGAATTTCACGACACAGTGATTATTGCTTCTTCTGCCAGTGTATTTAACCACACACGCCAGCAAAGTCTCGATAGTGGTTGTAATGCTTTTCTCTCCAAGCCTGTGAAATTTGATGAATTGTTGGAGACTTTACAAAAACATCTCAATTTGATTTGGATTTATTCATCTGTCAATGATTATTCAGAGGAGGTTTACACAGATGTTAAGGAAATAATCTTTCCGCCTGTATCTGAGTTAGTGAGTTTATATCAAGCAGCCAAAACTGGTTATGTTGTTGGTATGCAAGAAGAAATTAACCGGATTCAACAAATAGATCGAAAATATGCAAATTTTGTAAATAAGGTATGTATGCTAATTAATGAGTTTGATGATGAAGCAATTGTAGAAATGATTCAACCTTATTTAAGTTATTAA
- a CDS encoding sensor histidine kinase → MTHSILIVDDIPTNIKVLFEILNQAGFRVSVAKSGQSALVKVQESLPNLILLDVMMPGIDGFETCRRLKDSPKTKDIPVIFMTARSDTVDKVKGLQLGAVDYITKPIETEEVLARINLHLELRRTQLRLAQEEKMSTLGQLVAGIAHEINNPINFVYGNLVHAQNYITSLLKLIHLYEIHTEQIIPEIQAFSKTIELDFIKQDLPHLLSSMTMGTERVEEIVRSLRLFSRLDDGEFQLFNLHHGIDSTLIILSSRIKATPQHDAINIIKKYGNLPLIECCAGKINQVFMNLLSNAIDAVEESFEQNPTANHTIYIRTAVTSDKKSISVEITDDGVGMSSEVRQRIFEQFFTTKPLGKGNGLGLAIAYEIIVEKHGGTLDVKSYPGQGTQFLITIPIQQVVV, encoded by the coding sequence ATGACTCACTCGATTTTAATTGTAGATGATATCCCAACTAACATCAAGGTCTTATTTGAAATTCTCAATCAAGCTGGATTCAGAGTTTCTGTAGCCAAAAGTGGGCAAAGTGCTTTAGTTAAAGTTCAAGAATCATTACCTAATTTGATTTTATTAGATGTGATGATGCCAGGAATTGATGGTTTTGAAACTTGCCGTCGGCTAAAAGATAGTCCAAAAACAAAGGATATTCCCGTGATTTTTATGACAGCTCGCTCTGATACAGTTGATAAAGTCAAAGGGTTACAATTAGGAGCGGTTGACTATATTACCAAACCCATTGAAACTGAAGAAGTATTAGCAAGAATTAATCTTCACTTAGAACTGCGTCGGACTCAATTAAGGTTAGCTCAGGAAGAAAAAATGTCTACTTTGGGGCAATTAGTAGCAGGGATTGCCCACGAAATCAATAACCCGATCAATTTTGTCTATGGTAATCTAGTCCACGCTCAAAACTACATAACATCTTTATTAAAGTTAATTCATTTATACGAGATTCATACAGAGCAGATAATTCCAGAAATTCAAGCTTTCTCTAAAACTATTGAACTTGACTTTATTAAACAAGATTTACCCCATCTTTTATCTTCAATGACAATGGGAACAGAACGTGTTGAAGAAATTGTGCGATCGCTCCGTTTATTTTCTCGGTTAGATGATGGAGAATTTCAATTATTTAACTTACATCATGGAATTGATAGCACATTGATTATCTTAAGTAGCCGCATTAAAGCCACGCCCCAACACGATGCTATTAATATCATCAAAAAATATGGAAATTTGCCTTTAATTGAATGCTGTGCAGGGAAAATTAATCAAGTTTTTATGAATCTTTTATCTAATGCTATTGATGCAGTAGAAGAGTCATTTGAGCAGAACCCAACAGCAAATCACACTATTTATATTCGCACAGCAGTGACTAGTGACAAAAAGTCAATATCTGTAGAAATTACTGATGATGGTGTGGGAATGTCTTCTGAAGTTCGACAGAGGATATTTGAACAATTTTTTACGACTAAACCATTAGGTAAAGGTAATGGTTTAGGATTAGCGATCGCCTATGAAATTATTGTCGAAAAACACGGTGGTACTCTAGATGTAAAATCTTACCCAGGGCAAGGCACTCAGTTTTTAATTACTATTCCCATTCAACAGGTAGTTGTTTAA
- a CDS encoding response regulator: MLYTSAENNLILVVDDTLTNLEIISEALAEAGFVVVTANNGEKALQQVQIRLPDLILLDVMMPIMDGFTTCKQLKSNPATQDIPIIFMTAITDTNSKVDALSLGAVDYITKPFHKAEVLARISTHLQLRNLTKTLEKRVLERTNELNQTLQELQESQLQLIQQEKMSVLGQLVMGVAHEINNPVSCIYGNLGHTLTYFQNITKLLKLYQQYYPHPSPEIQNEIIDMDLEYVCADLPNLIFSMQEGIQRIREISHSLRIFSRADTENKVLFNIHEGIDSTILILKHRLKGCENYPDIEVYKDYGDLIPIKCFPGQLNQVFMNIISNAIDALEEANSAYKIDKIATQNNQITIRTMLSENGYYVLIKIKDNGLGMSEEVKQKIFDNLFTTKPVGKGTGLGLSIARQIIVQKHGGTLEVNSAVGEGSEFIITIPIE; encoded by the coding sequence ATGCTTTATACATCAGCAGAAAATAATTTAATTTTAGTTGTAGATGATACTCTGACAAATCTAGAAATCATTTCCGAAGCCCTGGCTGAAGCAGGTTTTGTTGTAGTAACAGCAAACAATGGCGAGAAAGCACTCCAACAGGTGCAAATTAGATTACCAGATTTGATTTTATTAGATGTGATGATGCCGATAATGGATGGTTTTACCACCTGCAAACAGTTGAAGAGTAATCCAGCAACTCAAGATATTCCTATAATTTTCATGACGGCGATTACTGATACAAACAGTAAAGTTGATGCTTTAAGTTTAGGAGCAGTTGATTACATTACTAAGCCTTTTCACAAAGCAGAAGTATTAGCTCGTATTTCCACTCATCTACAACTGAGAAATTTGACTAAAACTTTAGAAAAACGAGTCTTAGAACGGACTAATGAACTTAACCAAACTTTACAAGAATTACAAGAATCACAACTGCAATTAATCCAACAAGAAAAAATGTCTGTGCTAGGACAATTAGTCATGGGAGTAGCTCATGAAATTAATAACCCAGTCAGTTGTATCTATGGCAATTTAGGTCATACTTTGACATATTTTCAGAATATCACTAAATTACTAAAACTCTATCAGCAATATTATCCTCATCCATCGCCAGAAATTCAAAACGAAATTATCGACATGGATTTAGAGTATGTATGTGCTGATTTGCCTAACTTAATCTTTTCGATGCAGGAAGGAATTCAGCGTATTCGAGAGATTAGCCATAGTCTACGGATTTTTTCTAGAGCCGATACAGAAAATAAAGTCCTCTTTAATATTCATGAAGGCATAGATAGTACCATTCTAATTCTTAAACACCGCTTGAAAGGTTGTGAAAACTATCCTGATATTGAAGTTTACAAAGATTATGGTGATTTAATCCCCATTAAATGCTTTCCTGGGCAACTCAACCAAGTATTTATGAACATCATATCTAACGCTATTGATGCTTTAGAAGAAGCAAATTCTGCGTATAAGATAGATAAAATAGCTACCCAAAATAATCAAATTACTATTCGGACAATGTTAAGTGAAAATGGGTATTATGTCTTAATTAAAATTAAAGATAATGGTTTAGGGATGTCAGAGGAAGTTAAACAAAAAATTTTTGATAATTTATTTACAACTAAACCAGTGGGAAAAGGCACAGGGTTGGGATTATCAATTGCTCGGCAAATCATTGTCCAAAAACATGGGGGTACACTGGAAGTTAATTCAGCCGTGGGTGAAGGCTCGGAATTTATCATCACTATTCCCATTGAGTAA
- a CDS encoding FIST signal transduction protein yields the protein MLKIVVAHSNDPDSLLAVQEVIGQCTDALKGDIPQAGILFTAIDFDHCLILQQINQAFPKIDLIGGTTDGEISSVLEFQQDSITLMLFCSDEVEIHAGVGRQVADDPIAATKQAVEQAKAKSTATPQLCLTHPESLTISGVSILDGLKLALGEKFPIFGGLAADQSRYQNTYQFFQTEVLSDAVPILLFCGKILFSHGIASGWLPIGKTSTITKVDKNIVYEIDNKPALDFYRYYLDELPPSIEYPLAVFAHNETSFYLRAPISFNPEIGSVTFFADIPEQATIQISEAGNQDILAASQASFITAVNNYPGMEPAGVLFFSCAARRQLLGTKTLKEYQNTRNILNTDLPACGFYSNGEISPIESSGETQFHNETFVTLILGTR from the coding sequence ATGCTGAAAATAGTAGTAGCTCATAGCAACGACCCAGACTCCTTATTAGCTGTTCAAGAAGTGATTGGGCAATGTACAGATGCTCTTAAAGGTGACATTCCCCAAGCAGGAATTTTGTTTACAGCAATAGATTTTGATCACTGCCTCATACTACAACAAATTAACCAAGCATTCCCCAAAATTGATTTGATTGGTGGAACTACTGATGGAGAAATATCTTCAGTTTTGGAATTTCAGCAAGACTCAATAACTTTAATGTTATTCTGCTCAGATGAAGTAGAAATTCATGCAGGAGTCGGTCGTCAAGTTGCTGATGATCCTATTGCTGCAACCAAGCAAGCCGTAGAACAAGCAAAAGCCAAAAGTACTGCAACACCTCAATTATGCTTGACTCATCCAGAAAGTTTAACAATTAGTGGTGTGTCAATTTTAGACGGCTTAAAGCTGGCTTTGGGGGAAAAATTTCCCATATTTGGTGGATTAGCAGCAGATCAATCCAGATATCAAAATACTTACCAATTTTTCCAGACAGAAGTTCTCAGTGATGCTGTACCAATTCTTTTATTTTGTGGAAAAATTCTCTTTTCTCATGGTATAGCTAGTGGTTGGCTCCCTATTGGTAAAACTAGCACAATTACAAAAGTAGATAAAAATATAGTTTATGAAATCGATAATAAACCAGCTTTAGATTTCTATCGTTATTATTTAGATGAACTGCCACCTTCCATAGAATATCCTTTAGCTGTGTTTGCTCACAATGAAACGAGTTTTTATCTGAGAGCGCCAATTTCTTTTAATCCAGAAATAGGTAGTGTGACGTTCTTTGCAGATATTCCTGAGCAAGCCACGATTCAAATTTCTGAAGCTGGCAATCAAGATATTTTAGCTGCTTCTCAAGCTTCATTTATAACTGCTGTCAATAATTATCCAGGTATGGAACCAGCAGGGGTTTTGTTTTTTTCCTGTGCAGCGCGACGACAACTACTAGGAACAAAAACTCTCAAAGAGTATCAAAACACTAGAAATATTCTCAATACTGATTTACCTGCTTGTGGATTTTATTCTAATGGGGAAATTTCCCCTATAGAATCATCTGGTGAAACACAATTCCATAATGAGACTTTTGTCACTTTGATTTTAGGAACTCGTTAA
- a CDS encoding sensor histidine kinase, translated as MDSMDCQQEIQKLEKSHRVLQKKLERSELDLVKLEETNSKKQALLKKVIEELRESQGQLQEKSQELENTLMNLRTMQDKMSALGGLVADVAHEINNPVGFIVGNLTPALEYIHDLLHLIDLYQHYYPHPVAEIKTELSERDFDYVREDLPKLIASMKEGTDRISNISNSLRTFSRTDTEHKLSFNIHESINSTLFILKHRLKSNSLRPEIKIVKNYGELPAIKCFPGQLSQVFMNIFANAIDALEESVVINQSSVINDHQELPINHPTITIQTTLTAYNKSAVIQIRDNALGMSEEVKSRIFEHSYTTKPVGKGTGLGLAIAHQIIVQKHKGSLEVNSTLGVGSEFVITLPIAGDFEDDVAIQ; from the coding sequence ATGGATAGTATGGATTGTCAGCAGGAAATTCAAAAACTAGAAAAATCTCATAGAGTCTTGCAAAAAAAGCTAGAACGCTCAGAATTAGACCTAGTTAAGTTAGAAGAAACTAATTCTAAGAAACAAGCTTTGCTGAAGAAAGTAATTGAGGAATTGCGAGAATCACAAGGACAGTTACAAGAAAAAAGCCAGGAACTAGAAAATACATTAATGAATCTGCGGACAATGCAAGATAAAATGTCAGCTTTAGGTGGTCTAGTGGCTGATGTCGCTCACGAAATCAATAACCCTGTAGGATTCATTGTCGGTAATTTAACTCCGGCGTTGGAGTATATTCATGATTTACTGCATTTAATTGATTTGTATCAGCATTACTATCCCCACCCAGTTGCAGAAATTAAAACAGAACTTTCAGAAAGGGATTTTGATTATGTCCGTGAGGATTTACCTAAGCTAATTGCCTCAATGAAGGAAGGGACTGACCGGATTAGCAATATTAGCAATAGCTTGCGAACTTTTTCCCGGACTGATACAGAACATAAATTATCATTTAATATTCATGAAAGTATCAACAGTACTCTTTTTATTCTCAAACATCGCTTAAAAAGTAATTCACTTCGTCCTGAAATCAAAATAGTGAAAAATTATGGAGAACTCCCGGCGATAAAATGTTTTCCTGGACAACTAAGTCAGGTATTTATGAATATTTTTGCTAATGCAATTGACGCTTTAGAAGAGTCAGTTGTCATTAATCAGTCTTCAGTAATCAATGATCATCAAGAATTGCCTATTAATCATCCTACAATTACGATTCAAACTACCCTAACTGCTTATAATAAGTCTGCTGTGATTCAAATTCGAGATAATGCTTTGGGAATGTCAGAAGAAGTCAAGTCAAGAATATTTGAACATTCCTATACGACGAAACCAGTGGGTAAAGGTACTGGTTTGGGTTTGGCGATCGCTCACCAAATTATTGTCCAAAAACACAAGGGAAGTCTAGAAGTCAATTCTACTTTAGGAGTAGGTTCTGAGTTTGTGATTACTCTGCCAATTGCCGGAGATTTTGAGGATGATGTGGCTATTCAATAA